A genomic region of Salinibacter pepae contains the following coding sequences:
- a CDS encoding 1,4-dihydroxy-2-naphthoate polyprenyltransferase, producing MNDSTDAQDVSQARVWLWAARPKTLGAAVAPVLVGTGMALEAGAWHLLSALLALAGAVLIQVGVNYHNDYADYVQGADTPERVGPLRVTQAGLVAPQTMRRATILVFGLAVMAGLYLIARGGWPILAVGAASIGAAIWYTAGRYSLAALGLADVFVFVFFGPVAVGGTYYVQALSLPTEVLLAGGGPGLLSIGILLVNNVRDVAEDRRAGKRTLVVRFGRRFGVAAYGACLVGALLLAGLLAAGLFGTTPHPWAALPLGLLPLAIGPIRRLSETTDPEALNPLLGATGRILVLWALLFAVGWNL from the coding sequence ATGAACGATTCGACGGACGCCCAGGACGTGAGCCAGGCACGTGTCTGGCTGTGGGCGGCCCGGCCCAAAACGCTCGGGGCGGCCGTCGCCCCTGTGCTCGTCGGGACGGGGATGGCCCTTGAGGCCGGCGCGTGGCACCTTCTCTCGGCGCTCCTGGCCCTTGCCGGGGCGGTGCTCATCCAGGTCGGGGTGAACTACCACAACGACTACGCCGACTACGTGCAGGGCGCGGACACCCCAGAGCGCGTGGGGCCGCTCCGGGTCACGCAGGCCGGGCTCGTGGCCCCTCAAACGATGCGACGGGCTACGATTCTGGTCTTCGGCCTCGCCGTGATGGCCGGCCTCTACCTCATCGCGCGGGGCGGATGGCCCATTCTGGCCGTGGGCGCGGCGTCGATTGGGGCGGCCATCTGGTACACCGCGGGCCGGTATTCGCTCGCGGCCCTCGGGCTGGCCGATGTGTTTGTGTTCGTGTTCTTCGGCCCCGTGGCGGTGGGGGGCACCTACTACGTGCAGGCCCTGTCGCTGCCGACAGAGGTGCTCCTCGCCGGGGGGGGGCCGGGGCTGCTGTCGATCGGCATTCTACTGGTGAACAACGTTCGGGACGTGGCGGAAGACCGTCGGGCCGGCAAGCGGACGCTCGTCGTGCGCTTCGGCCGGCGATTTGGGGTCGCCGCGTACGGGGCCTGCCTGGTCGGGGCCCTGTTGCTCGCAGGACTTTTGGCGGCGGGCCTGTTCGGGACGACGCCCCACCCGTGGGCGGCCCTGCCCCTCGGGTTGCTCCCGCTCGCGATCGGGCCCATCCGGAGACTGTCCGAGACGACGGATCCGGAGGCGCTGAACCCACTGCTCGGGGCGACCGGCCGCATCCTGGTGCTCTGGGCCCTCCTCTTCGCCGTTGGCTGGAACCTCTGA
- the menC gene encoding o-succinylbenzoate synthase → MPVTISESALYRYALPLTAPLQLGGEAVTRRRGVLVRLTTEEGCVGWGDAAPLPGFSDETLGDVEQHARAALPRWTGRSFFDAQGDLDALLQALPFEAEAPSSFRFAVEGALVGAAAGAHETSVPQMLGTPRQTVALNALLPRAGENGPTQAVRRQEEGYRAVKVKVGRGDVEEDVARVRAIREALDASVALRADANRAWSFDEAVTFADGIDDLHIAYVEEPLADPARLDDFIERTSLPVALDETTREAPPATLRGLPGVTAVILKPTLLGGLLRTREWGRVARDAGAAPVLSGSYESGVGIQMLVALAASGPAVPVGLSTYDRLAADVYDPPLPIGGPNVDVPAVATPSTARIAWGRLDLIERVSA, encoded by the coding sequence GTGCCCGTGACGATCTCGGAGAGTGCTTTGTACAGGTACGCGCTTCCGCTCACCGCGCCGCTCCAGCTGGGGGGCGAGGCGGTGACCCGGCGCCGGGGCGTGCTCGTGCGGCTAACGACGGAGGAGGGCTGCGTCGGCTGGGGCGACGCCGCGCCCCTGCCGGGCTTCAGTGACGAAACACTGGGGGACGTTGAACAGCACGCCCGCGCCGCACTTCCTCGCTGGACAGGCAGATCCTTCTTCGACGCTCAGGGGGACCTTGACGCCCTGCTGCAGGCCCTTCCCTTCGAGGCGGAGGCCCCGTCGTCCTTCCGGTTTGCGGTGGAAGGGGCCCTGGTGGGGGCCGCTGCCGGGGCGCACGAGACGTCTGTCCCGCAGATGCTGGGGACGCCACGACAGACCGTGGCGCTGAACGCCCTGCTCCCGCGCGCTGGGGAAAACGGCCCCACGCAGGCCGTGCGGCGGCAAGAGGAGGGCTACCGGGCCGTCAAGGTGAAAGTGGGGCGGGGGGACGTCGAAGAGGATGTCGCACGCGTCCGGGCGATTCGGGAGGCCCTCGACGCGTCCGTTGCCCTTCGTGCCGACGCAAACCGCGCCTGGTCGTTTGATGAGGCCGTGACGTTCGCCGACGGCATCGACGATCTGCACATCGCCTACGTGGAGGAGCCCCTCGCCGACCCGGCCCGCCTGGACGATTTCATCGAGAGAACGAGTCTCCCCGTGGCGCTCGACGAGACGACCCGGGAAGCCCCGCCCGCAACCCTCCGAGGCCTGCCGGGCGTGACGGCCGTAATCCTCAAGCCGACGCTCCTCGGGGGCCTGCTGCGCACACGAGAGTGGGGGCGCGTCGCACGAGATGCGGGCGCGGCCCCTGTCCTCAGCGGCTCCTACGAGTCCGGGGTCGGGATTCAGATGCTCGTGGCGCTGGCGGCGTCCGGGCCGGCGGTGCCCGTGGGCCTGTCCACGTACGACCGCCTCGCGGCCGACGTGTACGACCCTCCGCTCCCGATCGGCGGCCCAAACGTGGACGTGCCCGCCGTCGCGACGCCCTCCACGGCTCGCATCGCGTGGGGGCGGCTCGATCTCATCGAACGCGTTTCGGCCTGA
- the menE gene encoding o-succinylbenzoate--CoA ligase codes for MAAGPYAPCPIHRHAQARPDALALWTPDRRWTYAALDAAVAATGRHLRERGWADGARVALRLPPEPAFVVLLWALWREGAVAAPISTRLPDVEAWRATSRLHARGLVTRNREALNEGGGGADAVPPESLVVRNATSRPASTARSIRRRATILFTSGSTGRPTAVLHSWANHLYSAKGANANVPLRVGDRWLLSLPLYHVGGLAILVRCALAGAAVAVPGRDASVSEAGATTGATHLSLVPTQLRRLLDARQGRAPERVRAVLVGGGPIPSGLLRRGSDRGWPLHTSYGSTEMASQITTTSPGASRADLQTAGRRLPHRRVRIAEDGHILVAGPSLCVGVIEGDTLRDPREDGWYPTGDVGHVDAQGRLHVQGRVDRQFVSGGENIQPEEIEAALERVDEIERAVVVAVPHEAYGHRPVAFVRTRGPLRPDAWRQTLSTSLPKFKLPDAIRSLPEAAVDGQLKVDHEALRQRARRG; via the coding sequence ATGGCTGCCGGCCCCTATGCCCCGTGTCCGATTCATCGCCACGCCCAGGCGCGTCCCGATGCCTTGGCGCTCTGGACGCCCGACCGACGGTGGACGTACGCGGCACTTGACGCAGCGGTCGCGGCCACCGGCCGGCACCTGCGGGAGCGGGGGTGGGCCGACGGGGCACGTGTCGCGCTTCGGCTGCCGCCAGAACCGGCGTTTGTGGTGCTGCTGTGGGCCTTGTGGCGCGAGGGGGCCGTGGCCGCCCCGATCAGTACCCGCCTCCCGGACGTGGAGGCCTGGCGGGCCACGAGTCGGCTCCACGCCCGTGGTCTCGTCACCCGGAACCGTGAGGCGCTAAACGAGGGAGGCGGGGGGGCAGACGCCGTGCCTCCCGAGTCACTCGTGGTCCGAAATGCCACGAGCAGGCCCGCGTCGACCGCCCGGTCGATCCGTCGCCGGGCGACCATTCTCTTCACGTCCGGCAGCACGGGCCGCCCAACCGCCGTCCTGCACTCCTGGGCAAATCATCTGTACAGCGCGAAGGGGGCGAACGCGAACGTCCCCCTCCGGGTCGGGGATCGGTGGCTGCTTTCGTTGCCGTTGTATCACGTGGGGGGACTGGCCATTCTTGTCCGGTGTGCGCTGGCCGGGGCCGCCGTGGCGGTGCCGGGCCGGGACGCGTCTGTTTCGGAGGCGGGGGCCACGACCGGGGCGACCCACCTGTCCCTCGTGCCGACCCAGCTCCGTCGCCTCCTGGATGCCCGACAGGGGCGGGCCCCGGAGCGGGTGCGCGCCGTCCTCGTCGGAGGGGGGCCCATTCCGTCCGGGCTCCTGCGCCGGGGCTCCGATCGGGGATGGCCCCTGCACACCAGCTACGGCTCCACCGAGATGGCATCGCAGATCACCACGACGTCCCCTGGGGCCTCGCGTGCGGACCTGCAGACGGCCGGGCGCCGGCTCCCGCACCGCCGCGTGCGGATTGCGGAGGACGGCCACATCCTCGTTGCGGGGCCGTCCTTGTGCGTGGGCGTAATCGAAGGGGACACCCTCCGGGATCCGCGCGAAGACGGCTGGTACCCGACGGGCGACGTGGGGCACGTCGACGCACAGGGACGCCTCCACGTGCAGGGACGTGTCGATCGGCAGTTCGTCTCGGGGGGGGAGAACATCCAGCCCGAAGAGATTGAGGCGGCGCTCGAACGGGTCGACGAGATCGAGCGGGCGGTGGTCGTGGCGGTTCCCCACGAGGCCTACGGGCATCGGCCCGTGGCCTTCGTCCGGACGCGCGGCCCCCTGCGGCCGGACGCCTGGCGCCAGACGCTGTCGACGTCCCTGCCCAAATTTAAGCTCCCGGATGCCATTCGCTCCCTTCCCGAGGCCGCCGTGGACGGGCAGTTGAAAGTGGACCATGAGGCCCTGCGTCAACGGGCCCGGAGGGGGTAG
- a CDS encoding GNAT family N-acetyltransferase, with protein MDTPPPVPDVTPLHGERITFTPLRMENIHTHFRWNNDPELNRLDSEVPYEEESFGAFKGRFERMCEESSPSTRTFEIHALEEDTLIGVAYAAHINPHSRHAKVGITIGDRDYWGRGYGRASFEMLLSYCFDQGNLHRVSAETFEYHTAWRDLIEGMGFTREGTARDYLRRDGRYWDKGLYALLAPAYRARRGEARQEPSVEAA; from the coding sequence ATGGACACACCGCCCCCTGTTCCCGACGTGACGCCGCTGCATGGAGAGCGGATCACGTTTACGCCGCTCCGAATGGAAAACATCCACACGCACTTCCGCTGGAACAACGACCCGGAATTGAATCGCCTCGACAGTGAGGTGCCGTACGAGGAGGAGTCGTTCGGGGCGTTCAAGGGGCGGTTCGAGCGCATGTGTGAAGAGTCGTCCCCCTCGACCCGGACGTTCGAAATTCATGCCCTTGAGGAGGACACGCTCATCGGCGTGGCCTATGCGGCGCACATCAATCCGCACAGCCGCCACGCGAAGGTCGGCATCACGATTGGGGATCGGGACTACTGGGGCCGTGGCTACGGTCGCGCCTCGTTTGAGATGCTGCTCTCGTACTGCTTCGATCAGGGAAACCTGCACCGCGTGAGCGCGGAGACCTTCGAGTACCACACGGCGTGGCGGGATCTGATCGAAGGAATGGGGTTCACGAGGGAAGGGACGGCGCGGGACTACCTGCGCCGAGACGGGCGCTACTGGGACAAGGGCCTGTACGCCCTCTTGGCACCAGCGTATCGGGCACGCCGGGGGGAGGCACGGCAGGAGCCGTCCGTGGAGGCGGCGTGA
- a CDS encoding SpoIIE family protein phosphatase — protein sequence MAEHTILVVEDDSTVRELLKYRLGKHYEVYTATNGEEALDQIEETIPDLIISDIMMPKMDGFALQSALQTDKNTRVIPFIFLTARADEEARQQGERKGVDDYITKPFDMETLLSRVERLLERIDMFQTQLDAEIGRDFSNRLLPDETPEMGGYELDFYSESREQGGGDLFDWTETDEGTYFLTIGDVMGKGLRAKFYAFSFLSYVRGTLHTLLEESTSPAALMGELNDMLLNDDVLEDTFATFLLLHWDPHAHTVTYANAGHCRPVLVRPDGATIHEHSDLILGLEEDVRFSEVSLDLDPGTALVSYTDGLTEQHTQDGSMLGEDGVRDLAVEAYGGDAPIQALLDGVLSRSPSDSFEDDLLVVWLERLAD from the coding sequence ATGGCTGAACACACTATTTTAGTTGTTGAGGATGATAGCACGGTTCGGGAGCTTCTGAAGTACCGCCTCGGCAAGCACTACGAGGTCTACACCGCCACAAATGGCGAGGAGGCCCTGGATCAAATTGAGGAGACCATCCCCGACCTGATCATTTCGGACATCATGATGCCGAAGATGGACGGCTTCGCGCTGCAGTCGGCCCTGCAAACCGACAAGAACACGCGCGTCATTCCGTTCATCTTCCTCACGGCCCGGGCCGACGAAGAGGCGCGCCAGCAGGGCGAGCGGAAGGGCGTGGACGACTACATCACCAAGCCCTTCGACATGGAAACGTTGCTCTCTCGGGTGGAGCGCCTCCTGGAACGCATCGACATGTTCCAGACCCAGCTCGACGCGGAAATCGGGCGCGACTTTTCCAACCGCCTCCTGCCGGACGAGACGCCGGAAATGGGCGGCTACGAGCTCGACTTTTACAGCGAGTCCCGCGAGCAGGGCGGCGGCGACCTCTTCGACTGGACGGAGACCGACGAGGGCACCTACTTCCTCACGATTGGGGACGTGATGGGCAAGGGCCTCCGGGCCAAATTCTACGCCTTTAGCTTCCTAAGCTACGTGCGGGGCACCCTCCACACCTTGCTGGAGGAGTCGACCTCCCCGGCCGCCCTGATGGGCGAGCTGAACGACATGCTCCTCAACGACGATGTGCTGGAGGACACGTTCGCAACGTTTCTGCTCCTCCACTGGGACCCTCACGCCCACACCGTCACGTACGCGAACGCGGGCCACTGCCGCCCCGTCCTGGTACGTCCGGACGGAGCCACAATTCATGAGCACAGCGACCTGATCCTGGGCCTGGAAGAGGACGTGCGCTTCTCGGAGGTCTCGTTGGACCTCGACCCAGGCACCGCCCTGGTGTCTTACACCGACGGCCTCACGGAACAGCACACCCAGGACGGCAGCATGCTGGGCGAGGACGGCGTCCGGGACCTCGCCGTGGAGGCCTACGGCGGCGACGCCCCAATTCAGGCCCTGCTGGACGGGGTTCTGTCCCGAAGCCCCTCCGACAGCTTTGAGGACGACCTCCTGGTCGTCTGGCTGGAGCGCCTGGCCGACTAG